The Carassius auratus strain Wakin chromosome 30, ASM336829v1, whole genome shotgun sequence region GTCACTCAGATGACAGTTTCTCGGAAGACTCCGATGAGGCTGTGTGGACGTTCCTGTTCCATGCGACGGGATCCAGCCCGAGAGCCCATCCTGGAGTTAGTTCGGGAATGGGAACGTGTCCTGCGCTCTGGCCCGGCCTGTAGCTGTGACCATGTGAAGGAGCTGAGGTCGCCACAGCTGCGCAGGTGAAGGATGCCCGGCCGCTTGCGCAGCGGCAGCGTGTTGGAGGTGAGCTCCGTCTGCGTCTGCGTCTGTGTCTGCCTGCGGAGGCTGGACTGCACCGGTGCAACCTCTGAAACTGTAATGGCCTGCaaacaatgaatgaaaatgaagaaaatcaCTGGAACAAAAATGGACAAACAGGATATTAAAGTAATAGAAacacattgacttccatagtatttcaaccttattttttcattttttgtaaaaaaatacatcaggcttttgaggaatgtttatttgGACATCTCTCCATTGCATTTTGTTATATGtaaataagcatttaaatattatcttaACTAGGACAAATAGTCTGctatatcatttttaaatggtTAACATTAAAgctaaaagtaaattaattatacttttttgCAATATAAATATCAGCTACTGGACCAAATTGCATGTATTTCCTCCGTTTGGATATGTAAATAcgattaaggtttttttttcctccttgaGTATGAGATCCACATTGTCTTTTATCATACTGTATATGAGCCATAACAGCCTGGTGTATATAAAATGATACTCAAAAAAAGACAAGCTGGATGTGCTTTGAGTGTTTTCATGCCATGTGCCTTGCCTGGTCGATGAAGCTGGCGCAGCGGACGGCCTCCTCCATGTGCTCCTCATCAGAGCGCAGCACGGTTTTGATGCTGTTGACCAGCTCCTGTACCTCAGGGGTCAAGCTGCAGGAGGACTGCTCCAGGAAACGAGCCACCAGCAGTTTTGTGTCTCTATAGCTCTGGTAGTCCACCATAGAGTTGGGACGAGGCTTCCGTTTGCCCCGGCCCTGTCGTAGTGTAACCGTCCCATGCTCCGTTACAGTCACTGAGcctggagcaggagccggaccTTGTTCTGTCTGTGTAGCTGCTTCACAACTCATTACTGAAAGAGACAGAGATATAGCTCttgtttttaacaaatatttacatgtacTAGAGATGACAAATACATGTTGCTTCCTGGTGTGGGGCTACACAGTTTGGAGATAATTATCTACCGTATTTTTcgatttaaattgtatttaagtcgcatcagtccaaaaatacgtcatgacatggaaaaaaacataagtcgcattggactataagtcgcatttatttagaaacaagaaccaagagaaacaccgtcagccgcaagagggcgctctatgacaTCAAGTGTACAggagactacaggagcactgagcagcatagagcgccctctcgcggctgtagatggtaatgttttctcttggttcatttctcttggttcatgtcaaattaattttgataaataagtcacacctgactataaatcacaggaccagccaaactatgaaaaaaagtgcgacttatagtttggaaaatacggtaattgctaattttccaataaaaattttaattgaaattttacatttttcaagttaaataagttaataaacaaaacaatcctAATAATTCAGTGTAACGACCAAGACCACTGTTTTATCACTTATGAAGCATAAACACTTCAAGAGccgtcatgtcattccaaacttaaATTACTCTTTCTGCACAAAAGATAATATTTCGAAGAATGTTGGTTACCATTGACAGTCATTGTtggacaaacaaaaaaaaaatcagcttcttttatgttccacagcaGAATAAAATGTCACGCATTAGATGTTTGGAACTAATTTAAGGCGAGTAAAAGACTGAATTAGAGTTTTTGGATGATCGCTCTCTGCTGAAACCCATCAGCAACACAGAGACAGTCCTATATTTAAAATGGGCTTAAAGTAACCACTGACAGCTATATAGCGTCTCTATAAGTACCAGACCACgtcctctgatctggacacaagTAAAAAGATACCTCCGTCTGTCATCAGAGAGAAGCCAGTGTTCATAAACTAATTATAAAGAACTGTGTCAGGGCCTGTGCGTTGACCTTTTATAGAAACCTCattcattttacacacatttagaCATGAAATGAACCGAATCTGCCTAGATCTTGTCAAAGCAAAGTTTAATGGAcccttttttaatgcatttaacggTCATCAGCGTCATAAATCCTCAAaagtttttcatatatatatatttttttaacgttTGTACCTTTATAACACTATTCTTTGTATTATATCACCTTTGCatcagttaaaaaaacaaaaccataaacGCTAATGCGAGGATGTTTCTAATGCAGCATCTATGAGAAGGACAGTAAATTTGACATTGTTCTCTctcctgactttttttttctttttaaagtcaCGGAAACACTATTTGGagttgagtttttcttttgctatctgagcaaatgggaatgcaaaaaaaatatttgtggtaTTCTTCCATTCACTGCTCTTCAATTTAACTCAACAGTGACGACTTCCGCTGCTGGGAAACCTGGAAATgtcaattttatttcatttgttgtcTGTGACAACCAATATACAGTTATGTCCATAAATACGGTATTTAGACAAAGGGTCAATTTTTCATCATTTTAGCTGCTGACCAAAACATATTGAGGTGACAGTTATTTAATGAATTTGCACTTAAAGTGCACACTCTGATTATTAACTTGAGTCTATTTACATCACAATCGGAGGAAAGCATAAGGAATTAATGCTCTTTAATATGTACCACCCCCCCTTTTGCAAGGGACCATAAGTAAATGGACAATTGACTCGAAAGCTGTTTTATGTACAGTTGTGGGTTATTCTTTTGTTATTTCTACAACAAAGCAGGTAAAAGTTCACTGTGTCACTGTCAAAGTCTACAATTTAAGAGTACACTTCACCTGAGcaaatacagagggttcaccacaaggtGAAAGCAAAGTTAGACTTGACTCtgcaaaaaaaacatataaaaagtcTGACCACTTCTGCAAAAGCATTCTTTGTGCGGATGATATTAAGATCAAGCTGTACCAGaatcacagaaagaaaaaaatatatagaaggCTTGGAACAGTTTGTGATCCAAAGCATACAACAACATCTGTGAATTCTATTCTGGTGGCATACAGAGCCGAAATTATAAAAACTGTGTCAGTGTCCAAATACATATGGACCTAACTCTGACTGTACAGTTTAGGGGTCATTACACAAAAACATCCAACAGTAGATTGCCACAAATAACATAAACAGATAATTTGAGATCTCCTCCCCTACCTTTGGCGGTCAGGTCAAGCAGGACGGGGTCGCTGTTGGACCTGCGCAGGCGAGGTCTGTGAGGTTTTCTGCTGGAGGAGACTTCGCTGTGAGGCTGTCTGGACTGTGCCGGGGGTGTGGGGCTCAATACGGCCGTCTGGCAGCACCTGTCTGgattatacacacaaacaaatgacaaaacatGTTAACCTTTCAGGGCTTTACACACTTTAAATGAGTTAACCCTGGGTCACACTAAATCCCGGGTAAATAGAAACTTGCTTCTTGTTTCACACTGATCGCACTGTCAATAATCTCAACAGAGGGGCATCCCAAGCAGTGAGCTGTACAAGGGCCCCAGAATCCCTAGCAGCACCCCTGCTGCTGACTGTACTATCAAGTATTTCCTGAACTTGATTCGGACTTTCCTGGTAAGAATATTAATAAGGTAAGAATCCAATTCATGTGTTTTCGGTCACCCTTTGACTAAACATCTAGGAATAACTTTCTAACACTGCATCTCCAGAGCAGGGCTTCATAAAGCCAAGTAAAAGAGGTTTAGAACGACAGGCTTAAAGATTGTTTTGTACTGAAGTCTATTTCTTGTCTGTTCATGTCTGTCCTGTCAGCAACAGCTAGGGCAAAACAAGCCTAGTCTATATAATCAACAAGAGTCAGCAACATCTTAACAGTCTAAATTAAGAGATGTTACATCATGTTACTTCAcaacaaacaatatatttatgtCTATATGCATTACCATTTGGAGTCAGTatgatgctttaatgtttttaatagaagtctcttatgcttttttattgaaaatgcagtaaaacagtaatattgtgaaatattattactaattaaaataacTGCTCCTGttgctcaactggtagagcactcaAGGttggttgggggttcaattccccgggaacacatgatatgtaaaaattgatagtctgaatgcactgtaagttgctttggatagaagcgtctgctaaatgcataaatttaattttaatttattttaactgttCAAAAAATGACTGGATTGTGATCCAAGGTCACATATGCTAATTTGGTAACACAAGTACTATttcttatcagtgttgaaaataataGTGCTCTGATACTTCTGTGGAAACCAAAGTACATTTTCGTGTACTCCAaagtaaagcatttatttaaaataaaaatcttttggaaTATCTGTAATCACTTTTGGTCCATTtattgcatctttgctgaataaaacatgTGTTCCTTTTTTTTAGATGTACATTACTGACCCCATACTTCTGAACAGttgtttaaacattaaaaatgtatattcctGTAAATGGCCAAGTTATcagatttgtaaaaacaaaaatctaaagtgAAGAAAACGTTGCAGAAATATCAGGTTTGACACAAACTTGTGGAGTTCATCAAAGTTATGCTTTCATTAAAGCTTAATTTTTCAATTCAACATTTTCAATTGTCATGCTGTTAATATAACTGATAATGAAATAATATGGATGAAATTAGAAGAATGCAAAACTTGAAATTGTGACTTGTGGAAGATCATTAAAAACATGCAGGACTCTGCTATCTTTGAAAGTGTTGAAGGATACAGACAgctataaaaagataaataaattccTGTTACTGACATCTctcaaataaatgtcttttaataCACAGATGACATAATTTTGGACGGGTACTGTGAAATGCTGTAAGCATCCTGATTAAATATAGAGTACCAGAGGCACTAGGTTCATTTAAGCCGTGTCAATGACACATTTCATGTAGGCCTAAGTGGCAGCTCCTTTTTCTAATTCCATATTATCCTATGGGAGTTTTCTATTTGCTTGTTTTCTGCTTTTGTTCTAAAATAATGGTCAAAAACAATTCTAAGTGTGAAATGTCTATGTTTAACTGCTTCTCTCCACAGGcctaaacataaaaatacaagtGGTTCATACCATCACAGGGCGACGCTGCTTCTGCACTCTCTGTCAGGACCTCAGTCAGATCGctcatttgcacctcagtattctGGGCCTGATATAAATACAGAGGGTCAGTGAGCGGACAAGGACTGTATTTGATTGAGCTGTTACCAGTGTAAGCTTGGTAGACCAGAACACTGCCATGTTTGCTGATATGAGGTCTAATTAACAAACAGTGCTATCAGGAATAGATACTGTAAATGCAAACTTCCTTTTGATATTCAACACAGAGATGATAGATGGcatataaaaactgtataaatcaGTACCTGTGCTGCTGGGTTTGATGCAACAGCTTCATAAGGTGGAGGAGGGTCTAGAGGACAGAAGACCTCCACTCCTTTAATTCTGGCACCATATATATGAGGAAGAGGGATCATACCATCCCCAAACATCCTGCCAAAACACACACGTTCACATTGTAAACAACTCACGAGAAGATATAATGACAGTAAGCAGCTGCTTCTGGACAAACCCATTAGTGTTTGATCAGAACATCCAATGAAATGCAAGCGTATCATGCTTTCCCACACACAAACTTCAGTCCTGTTTCACGTTGCCAAAACATTTTGGTTGCCTGCCAAACACTGAGCCACCCACCCACAAATCTGCTGAATCCTGCTGTATTTTTGGTTAAGAGTTCAAGGTCAATGTGcaggtttgtgtgtctgtgtgtgtgtgtgtgagatagagtgAGAACTCACTTAAAAAAGCTTTAGATCATGAAATGCTGGACA contains the following coding sequences:
- the fam189a2 gene encoding protein FAM189A2 — encoded protein: MSLPVVLPGSCCRLSGAALAHQLADASHRSRSSRCVSALPSRMSGSQTRLTPALLPARPLLSLGLLQLVLGCSMVALSFGALSLSNSPPIRNSCPFWAGSSVILSGIIGLTTWKRPMLLLVNLFVLLSVVCILLNLAGFILCCQGAQLVSSTINCQPKGDLCHCCSESTSNQCQGDKLIEIYAGHACGTMRILLKKVLFALCALNALATAVCLVAAGLRYLQIFSTRRPCMEEARPVPEEVEEQTHLPDPDEFVAPAPPPSYFSTFYSYTPRLARRMFGDGMIPLPHIYGARIKGVEVFCPLDPPPPYEAVASNPAAQAQNTEVQMSDLTEVLTESAEAASPCDDRCCQTAVLSPTPPAQSRQPHSEVSSSRKPHRPRLRRSNSDPVLLDLTAKVMSCEAATQTEQGPAPAPGSVTVTEHGTVTLRQGRGKRKPRPNSMVDYQSYRDTKLLVARFLEQSSCSLTPEVQELVNSIKTVLRSDEEHMEEAVRCASFIDQAITVSEVAPVQSSLRRQTQTQTQTELTSNTLPLRKRPGILHLRSCGDLSSFTWSQLQAGPERRTRSHSRTNSRMGSRAGSRRMEQERPHSLIGVFRETVI